Proteins encoded in a region of the Chelonoidis abingdonii isolate Lonesome George chromosome 2, CheloAbing_2.0, whole genome shotgun sequence genome:
- the AQP4 gene encoding aquaporin-4 — protein MSDRPAARSWGKCGRLCKCETIMVAFKGVWTQPFWKAVSAEFLAMLIFVLLSLGSTINWGGSDKPLPVDMVLIALCFGLSIATMVQCFGHISGGHINPAVTVAMVCTRKISLAKSVFYIVAQCLGAIVGAGILYLVTPPSLVGGLGVTTVHGDLSAGHGLLVELIITFQLVFTIFASCDSKRSDVTGSVALAIGFSVAIGHLFAINYTGASMNPARSFGPAVIMGKWENHWVYWVGPIIGAVLAGALYEYVYCPDTEFKRHFKDVFGKATHQSKGKYVEVDDSRSQIETDDLILKPGMVHVIDIESEDKKGSDPTNEVLSSV, from the exons atgagtgacagacCAGCAGCAAGAAGCTGGGG taagTGTGGACGTCTGTGTAAGTGTGAGACCATCATGGTGGCATTTAAAGGGGTCTGGACTCAGCCTTTCTGGAAAGCTGTTTCAGCAGAATTTTTGGCCATGCTAATTTTTGTCCTCCTCAGCCTTGGCTCTACAATCAACTGGGGTGGATCTGACAAGCCTCTGCCTGTAGACATGGTCCTTATCGCTCTCTGCTTTGGACTAAGCATTGCAACCATGGTGCAGTGCTTTGGACACATCAGTGGTGGCCATATTAACCCTGCTGTGACTGTTGCTATGGTCTGCACTAGGAAGATCAGCCTTGCCAAGTCTGTCTTCTATATTGTTGCCCAATGCCTGGGTGCTATCGTCGGGGCAGGAATTCTCTACCTTGTCACACCCCCAAGTTTGGTGGGAGGCTTGGGAGTTACTACG GTACACGGAGATCTTTCTGCTGGCCATGGACTCCTGGTGGAGTTGATAATTACATTCCAACTGGTTTTTACTATTTTTGCCAGCTGTGATTCAAAACGAAGCGATGTCACTGGTTCAGTGGCTTTAGCAATTGGATTTTCTGTTGCAATTGGACATTTATTTGCT ATCAACTACACTGGTGCCAGTATGAACCCTGCTCGATCATTTGGACCTGCAGTTATCATGGGGAAATGGGAAAACCACTGG GTCTATTGGGTGGGACCAATAATAGGAGCAGTCCTTGCAGGTGCCCTTTATGAGTATGTATATTGCCCAGATACTGAGTTCAAGCGACATTTTAAAGATGTCTTCGGTAAGGCTACCCATCAGTCTAAAGGGAAGTACGTGGAGGTGGATGATAGCAGGAGCCAAATAGAGACTGATGACTTGATCCTGAAGCCTGGAATGGTTCATGTGATTGACATTGAGAGTGAAGACAAGAAGGGGAGTGATCCAACCAATGAGGTGCTCTCTTCTGTATGA